From Planococcus halocryophilus, the proteins below share one genomic window:
- a CDS encoding sulfite exporter TauE/SafE family protein — MVFVVMAVVGVMSGILGALIGLGGGVILVPALLFMGTSFAFFPELSPQKIVGLSVIMMIFTGLSSTLAYMKVRTVDYKSGLIFFAGSAPGTIVGAFINKNLDLPSFNLYFGILLVFLSVLLLLRDHLKAVRWFVDNGRKTTFIDRENKQYIYGYPIWFALLLTFFVGIASGLFGIGGGSIIVPAMILLFLFPPHVAVGTSMLMVFLSALVNSVTHISLGNVPWIYTLAVVPGAYIGAKIGAALNKRLNSEMLVTILRIVLLVLGLRSIYEGIFSN; from the coding sequence ATGGTTTTCGTCGTTATGGCAGTTGTCGGAGTAATGTCTGGCATACTGGGTGCTCTTATTGGTTTAGGTGGGGGCGTTATACTAGTGCCTGCCTTACTGTTTATGGGTACTAGCTTTGCTTTTTTCCCTGAACTTTCACCACAAAAAATTGTGGGATTATCGGTCATCATGATGATTTTTACAGGTCTTTCATCGACCTTGGCCTATATGAAAGTTCGTACAGTGGATTATAAAAGTGGACTTATTTTCTTTGCGGGAAGTGCACCGGGGACAATCGTCGGTGCTTTTATTAATAAAAATTTAGATTTGCCATCATTTAATTTGTATTTTGGTATTCTCCTTGTGTTTCTTTCGGTACTTTTGTTGTTGCGCGACCACCTCAAGGCAGTCCGGTGGTTTGTAGATAACGGTCGAAAGACCACCTTTATTGACAGAGAAAACAAACAATACATTTATGGTTATCCAATTTGGTTTGCTTTGCTCTTAACATTTTTTGTCGGAATTGCTTCCGGATTATTTGGAATCGGCGGCGGTTCCATTATTGTACCAGCAATGATACTTTTATTTTTGTTTCCTCCTCATGTGGCGGTTGGGACATCGATGTTAATGGTTTTTCTATCGGCACTTGTCAATTCGGTTACGCATATTTCACTGGGTAACGTCCCGTGGATATATACGCTCGCGGTCGTACCAGGTGCTTATATTGGTGCGAAAATAGGAGCAGCGTTAAACAAACGTCTCAATTCGGAAATGTTAGTCACCATTTTGCGAATTGTGCTTCTAGTGCTCGGGCTACGTTCAATCTATGAAGGAATATTTAGCAATTAA
- a CDS encoding Na+/H+ antiporter NhaC family protein, protein MENTIFSILPPIIAIVMVLLTRRVLLSLGAGIVAAAIILTWFSPLEALQELATSFAIIFWDGGFNAYNVFIILFLLLLGVITAFVSLSGGSHAFAEWASNHIKSRRGAKVLTVVLGMVIFIDDYFNALAVGQVARPITDKYKVSRAKLAYFIDSTAAPVCVVSPVSSWGAAIIGIIATILAGQTFVEYSALEAFLWMAPMNFYVVASLAIVFFVAIRDVDFGEMKKHEVLAISEGQLFDPKKTIPGEMKEEFPTHSHGHVRDLLLPILLLVVGTVVAMIWTGYQNAGQVFDVWLIFENTDVPASLLIGGLLGALTSIILYMLQMKINKTANVGWIGKGIWAGIKSMMGAVLILIFAWSLTSLIGSLETGAYLAGVVSDGNVPTAILPVLLFVLAGVMAFSTGTSWGSFGILLPIAGTIMIEAEPALLLPALSAVLAGAVFGDHCSPISDTTILSSTGAGSNHMDHVLTQIPYALTAAGIAAIGYIVIGFTGSLLLSLGVVLIVLAVLFVVWSKRTTIIEKQQNN, encoded by the coding sequence TTGGAGAATACGATTTTTTCGATTTTGCCACCGATTATTGCCATCGTCATGGTCTTATTAACACGCCGCGTCCTATTGTCATTAGGTGCAGGTATTGTGGCAGCAGCTATTATCCTAACATGGTTTTCACCACTTGAGGCCTTGCAGGAACTTGCTACATCATTCGCAATTATTTTTTGGGACGGCGGCTTTAACGCTTATAACGTCTTTATCATTCTGTTTCTTTTACTACTGGGTGTTATTACAGCATTTGTTAGTCTTTCAGGAGGCAGCCATGCTTTCGCTGAATGGGCATCAAACCACATTAAATCTCGTCGTGGTGCCAAAGTATTAACGGTCGTTCTTGGAATGGTGATCTTTATCGATGATTATTTTAATGCATTGGCTGTTGGGCAAGTAGCACGTCCGATTACAGACAAATACAAAGTTTCACGTGCTAAACTTGCTTACTTTATTGATTCGACTGCAGCACCTGTTTGTGTAGTCTCACCTGTATCAAGTTGGGGTGCCGCGATTATCGGCATTATTGCTACTATTTTAGCTGGGCAAACTTTTGTAGAGTATTCTGCACTTGAAGCGTTTCTTTGGATGGCGCCAATGAACTTTTATGTTGTTGCTTCTCTAGCCATCGTCTTTTTTGTCGCGATCCGTGATGTTGATTTTGGTGAAATGAAAAAACATGAAGTGTTGGCAATTTCAGAAGGGCAGCTTTTCGATCCTAAAAAAACAATTCCAGGTGAAATGAAAGAAGAATTTCCAACTCACTCACATGGACATGTGAGAGATTTACTGCTTCCTATTTTACTGTTAGTTGTCGGAACAGTAGTCGCAATGATTTGGACTGGCTACCAAAATGCAGGCCAAGTATTTGATGTTTGGTTAATCTTTGAAAATACAGATGTACCAGCTTCGTTATTGATAGGGGGATTATTAGGTGCTTTAACATCTATTATTCTTTACATGCTACAAATGAAAATAAATAAAACAGCTAATGTTGGCTGGATTGGTAAAGGTATTTGGGCGGGTATCAAGTCTATGATGGGCGCCGTATTAATACTAATATTTGCTTGGTCATTGACTTCGTTAATCGGGTCATTAGAAACAGGCGCATACTTAGCAGGCGTTGTTTCTGACGGCAATGTTCCTACAGCAATCTTGCCAGTTCTCTTGTTTGTGTTAGCTGGAGTTATGGCTTTCTCTACAGGAACTTCATGGGGCTCATTCGGTATTCTTTTACCGATTGCTGGAACAATTATGATCGAAGCAGAACCTGCTTTATTATTGCCAGCGCTATCCGCAGTTTTGGCAGGTGCAGTATTTGGTGATCATTGTTCACCGATTTCTGATACGACAATCTTGTCATCAACAGGAGCGGGAAGTAATCATATGGACCATGTCTTAACGCAGATACCTTATGCATTAACAGCTGCTGGTATCGCTGCTATCGGGTATATTGTCATAGGGTTTACAGGTTCTTTACTGTTGTCATTAGGGGTTGTCCTAATCGTTTTAGCTGTGTTATTCGTTGTTTGGTCAAAACGAACAACTATTATTGAAAAACAACAAAATAATTAA
- a CDS encoding methionine/alanine import family NSS transporter small subunit, whose protein sequence is MSTSSIVVMIIGMVLVWGGLAASIFHAVNTGRKKRNSNATNNL, encoded by the coding sequence ATGTCAACAAGTTCAATAGTAGTTATGATTATTGGGATGGTTTTAGTTTGGGGAGGCTTAGCTGCTAGTATTTTTCACGCAGTTAACACTGGCAGAAAGAAACGTAATTCAAACGCTACAAATAACCTATAA
- the lipA gene encoding lipoyl synthase, whose amino-acid sequence MTEKKEHLRKPDWLKIKLNTNENYTDLKKMMRENNLNTVCEEAKCPNIHECWGTRRTATFMILGAICTRACRFCAVKTGLPNELDLQEPERVAASVKMMNLKHAVITAVARDDLKDGGSAVFAETIRAIKRANPFTTIEVLPSDMGGVYENLERLMDAKPDILNHNIETVRRLTPRVRARAKYDRSLELLKRSKEMHPEIPTKSSLMIGLGETKEEIIEVMDDLRANDVDIMTIGQYLQPSKKHLSVQKYYSPKEFKELWEIAMTKGFSHCQAGPLVRSSYHADEQVNAAAKERQRLGDIQAAAINS is encoded by the coding sequence ATGACAGAAAAAAAAGAACATCTCAGAAAGCCTGATTGGTTAAAAATTAAATTAAATACCAATGAAAACTATACCGATTTAAAAAAAATGATGCGAGAAAATAACTTGAACACGGTTTGTGAAGAAGCGAAATGTCCAAACATCCATGAATGCTGGGGAACACGTAGAACTGCAACTTTTATGATTTTAGGTGCTATTTGTACGAGAGCGTGTCGTTTTTGTGCAGTCAAAACAGGATTGCCAAATGAGTTGGATTTACAGGAACCAGAACGTGTAGCGGCATCTGTAAAAATGATGAATTTAAAACATGCAGTTATTACAGCGGTGGCGCGGGACGATTTGAAGGACGGTGGTTCAGCGGTTTTTGCCGAAACCATCCGAGCGATCAAACGTGCTAATCCGTTTACAACTATCGAAGTCTTGCCGTCTGATATGGGTGGAGTCTATGAAAATCTAGAACGGCTAATGGATGCAAAACCGGATATTTTAAATCACAATATCGAAACAGTACGTCGTCTTACCCCAAGAGTTCGTGCACGTGCTAAGTATGACCGCTCACTGGAGTTGTTAAAACGTTCAAAAGAAATGCATCCAGAAATCCCAACAAAATCTTCTTTGATGATTGGCTTGGGAGAAACAAAAGAAGAAATTATTGAAGTTATGGATGATTTGCGTGCGAATGATGTCGATATCATGACAATCGGACAATATTTACAGCCATCGAAAAAACATTTAAGTGTACAAAAATATTATTCGCCGAAAGAATTCAAGGAATTGTGGGAAATTGCGATGACTAAAGGGTTTTCGCATTGCCAAGCAGGTCCGTTAGTTCGAAGCAGTTACCATGCGGATGAGCAAGTCAATGCAGCTGCTAAAGAGCGTCAGCGTCTCGGCGATATACAAGCAGCTGCTATAAACAGCTAA
- a CDS encoding NifU family protein, which produces MTEALLEDQVMEVLDKLRPFLLRDGGDCELVDIEDGIVKLRLLGACGSCPSSTITLKAGIERALVEEVPGIVEVEQVF; this is translated from the coding sequence ATGACTGAAGCTTTGCTAGAAGATCAAGTAATGGAAGTCTTAGATAAATTACGTCCATTCCTTTTGCGTGATGGGGGAGACTGTGAACTTGTTGATATAGAGGATGGTATCGTAAAACTTCGTTTACTCGGCGCATGCGGAAGCTGTCCAAGTTCGACCATTACATTAAAAGCAGGAATTGAACGCGCGTTAGTGGAAGAAGTTCCTGGAATCGTAGAAGTAGAGCAAGTATTTTAA
- a CDS encoding HesB/IscA family protein — protein MTEVVEITEAASFQIKEMMRHNEEEGSYLRVAVKGGGCSGLTYGMGFEKEKTDEDDRYEQFDIPILIAKEDAPILQGTVVDYKQSLMGGGFTIENPNAIASCGCGTSFRTAKKEGTPENC, from the coding sequence TTGACAGAAGTAGTTGAAATTACAGAAGCAGCCTCATTCCAGATTAAAGAAATGATGCGTCATAACGAAGAAGAAGGTTCCTATTTGCGCGTTGCCGTTAAAGGTGGCGGATGTAGTGGATTAACATATGGTATGGGGTTTGAAAAAGAAAAAACGGATGAAGATGACCGTTACGAACAATTTGATATTCCGATTTTAATTGCGAAAGAAGATGCTCCGATTCTTCAAGGCACTGTGGTCGATTACAAACAGTCCTTAATGGGTGGCGGTTTTACAATTGAAAACCCAAATGCCATAGCATCTTGCGGTTGTGGAACATCATTCCGCACAGCGAAAAAAGAAGGTACTCCTGAAAATTGTTAA
- a CDS encoding YuzD family protein has translation MKKQLSIEVYGTDVICASCVNAPSSIDTYEWLEAAISRKYKDQPFSITYIDIEKPIELDHQKDYAQRIMDDEFFYPLVLVEGEVVGEGYVQLKPVYRELEKHGFSEVE, from the coding sequence ATGAAGAAGCAATTATCTATAGAAGTCTACGGAACCGATGTTATTTGTGCAAGTTGTGTCAATGCACCTTCGTCAATTGATACTTATGAGTGGCTAGAAGCCGCCATCTCAAGAAAATACAAAGATCAACCATTTTCAATTACCTATATCGATATTGAGAAACCGATTGAACTTGATCATCAAAAAGATTATGCACAACGTATTATGGATGATGAATTTTTCTATCCTTTAGTTTTAGTTGAAGGTGAAGTTGTTGGAGAAGGTTATGTACAGTTAAAACCTGTTTATCGCGAACTTGAAAAACATGGTTTTTCAGAAGTTGAATAA
- a CDS encoding YutD family protein gives MITLDQWQYDILIDHREGFKEEAIITRFSEILSKYDYILGDWGYGQLRLKGFFEDTNHKATYDTKISTLQDYLYEYCNFGCAYFVIKKVGKATPPTEEVVEQTLEADE, from the coding sequence ATGATTACATTGGATCAATGGCAATACGATATACTAATTGACCACCGAGAAGGTTTTAAAGAAGAGGCTATCATTACCCGTTTTAGCGAAATTTTATCGAAATATGATTATATATTAGGTGACTGGGGCTATGGGCAATTACGGTTAAAAGGCTTTTTTGAAGATACGAACCACAAGGCGACGTATGACACAAAAATAAGTACTTTGCAGGACTATCTTTACGAATACTGCAATTTCGGTTGCGCTTATTTTGTTATAAAAAAAGTTGGAAAAGCAACTCCTCCAACTGAAGAAGTTGTAGAGCAAACTCTCGAAGCGGATGAATAA
- a CDS encoding YuzB family protein, whose product MKPIVEFCISNIVNGAQGSFEKLERDPNLDVLEYGCLSYCTKCSESLYALVNGEIVEAESPDELTKKVYEFIDKNPLF is encoded by the coding sequence ATGAAACCAATTGTAGAATTTTGTATTAGCAATATCGTCAATGGTGCGCAAGGTTCTTTTGAAAAACTCGAACGAGATCCTAATCTCGATGTTTTGGAATACGGCTGTTTAAGCTATTGCACAAAATGTTCCGAGTCTTTATATGCTTTAGTCAATGGCGAAATCGTTGAGGCCGAATCTCCAGATGAATTGACTAAAAAAGTCTATGAATTCATAGATAAAAATCCATTATTTTAA
- a CDS encoding sodium-dependent transporter: MERSQWGTRAGFIMAAVGSAVGLGNIWRFPYVAYENGGGAFFIPYLFALLTAGIPILILEFTIGHKYRGSAPLSFFRMGGRKLEWLGWWAVFVSFVISVYYAVIIAWAMRYTIFSFNQAWGTDTQDFLFNEFLQLTVSPGQTGGIVWGVFIPLVLVWAITLGILLAGVKKGIEMANRIFIPTLVIIFLAVVIRAITLDGALIGLEAFFQPDFTAIMNPSVWVAAYGHIFFSLSVAFAIMITYSSYLPKKSDITNNAFITGFANSSFELLAGIGIFAALGFMATQQGVAVSEVATAGVGLAFVVFPQIINEFPSFNGLFGFFFFLSLTLAGLTSLMSITETYVAGFTEKFGISRRKAVVFGGGLAALISILFATQGGLFFLDLADYFINQFGVAAVGLVEVVLVVWVFRKADLLKAHANEISDIHLGAWWKVSLGIITPIVLGYMMFGLLKMNILQEFDTETGNYEGYSNMFTLSGGVAVASAAIVFGILFSIAKWHKNQGEYDERS, encoded by the coding sequence ATGGAGCGTTCGCAATGGGGTACACGTGCTGGTTTTATCATGGCAGCCGTCGGCTCTGCAGTAGGGTTAGGTAACATTTGGCGTTTTCCATATGTTGCGTATGAAAATGGTGGGGGTGCCTTCTTTATACCATACCTATTTGCACTACTGACTGCCGGTATACCAATTTTAATTTTAGAGTTCACGATCGGCCATAAGTATAGAGGGTCAGCACCGTTATCATTTTTCCGAATGGGCGGTAGAAAATTAGAGTGGCTTGGTTGGTGGGCAGTGTTTGTGTCCTTTGTTATATCCGTATACTATGCCGTTATTATCGCCTGGGCAATGCGCTATACTATTTTTTCTTTCAATCAGGCATGGGGTACAGATACACAAGATTTCTTATTCAATGAATTTTTACAACTTACAGTTAGTCCGGGGCAAACCGGTGGGATTGTATGGGGCGTGTTTATTCCTTTAGTGCTCGTTTGGGCGATTACACTCGGAATTTTACTTGCTGGTGTTAAAAAAGGAATTGAAATGGCTAACCGAATTTTCATCCCAACGTTAGTTATTATTTTCTTAGCAGTCGTAATTCGTGCAATTACACTGGATGGCGCGTTAATAGGATTGGAAGCGTTTTTCCAACCTGATTTTACAGCTATTATGAATCCGTCAGTTTGGGTCGCAGCTTATGGACATATCTTCTTTAGTTTATCTGTTGCATTTGCGATCATGATTACTTATTCAAGTTATTTACCGAAAAAATCGGATATCACAAATAATGCTTTTATTACAGGGTTTGCAAACTCAAGCTTTGAATTACTAGCTGGTATCGGAATTTTCGCAGCACTTGGCTTTATGGCAACACAACAAGGAGTTGCAGTTTCAGAGGTAGCTACAGCGGGTGTAGGCTTGGCCTTTGTCGTATTCCCGCAAATCATCAATGAGTTCCCAAGTTTTAACGGATTGTTTGGATTCTTCTTCTTCCTGTCCTTAACACTTGCTGGATTAACATCATTAATGTCAATTACTGAAACTTATGTTGCTGGGTTCACTGAGAAATTTGGAATTTCTCGCAGAAAAGCTGTTGTATTTGGTGGCGGACTTGCGGCTTTAATTTCAATCTTATTCGCAACTCAAGGTGGATTATTCTTCCTAGATCTTGCAGATTACTTTATCAACCAATTTGGTGTTGCTGCAGTTGGCTTAGTAGAAGTTGTTCTAGTGGTATGGGTATTCCGTAAAGCAGACTTGCTTAAAGCTCATGCAAACGAAATTTCAGATATCCACCTTGGTGCATGGTGGAAAGTTAGTCTTGGAATCATTACGCCAATCGTCTTAGGCTATATGATGTTCGGACTACTGAAAATGAACATTCTACAAGAGTTTGATACTGAAACAGGTAACTATGAAGGATATTCTAACATGTTTACTTTATCAGGAGGCGTAGCAGTAGCTTCTGCTGCAATAGTCTTCGGGATTTTATTCTCTATTGCTAAATGGCATAAAAACCAAGGGGAATATGACGAGCGCAGTTAA
- a CDS encoding bifunctional metallophosphatase/5'-nucleotidase has protein sequence MSETIHIYHTNDLHSHFANWPRIKSFLAERKRWHEEEGDVCLILDIGDHVDRSHPYTEGTAGKGNVQLLNEANYDAVTIGNNEGITLSKEELDDLYVQAEFDVVLSNLFDLQGNRPTWAKPYRIIQTASGTRIGLVGATAEFTPFYRKLGWEITDAKEAIIQSVEEIKEETDLIVCLSHLGIKDDELLAEFCPQINIILGAHTHHVFHDGKWQGDTLLGAAGKFGFYIGHITVEKEFKKTSARLIEVSQLCEVQENFDEHLVEQGKVQMNELVFQSNKKLKAEWFKDSELATLFGQAMIEFTGADCALFNAGIFMEDIHEGVMTRYNFHKMLPHPINPCVVALSGAELKEIYLQSLNSEWPQLELKGMGFRGVVFGKMIHLNMELIDRRLYIGGQRVVHNQIYQLVTLDMLTFGYFFPSLKRATKTYYMPEFLRDVFGQYFHSKEIK, from the coding sequence ATGAGCGAAACGATTCATATTTATCATACGAATGATTTACACAGTCATTTTGCAAACTGGCCTCGCATCAAGTCATTTTTAGCTGAACGAAAAAGATGGCATGAAGAAGAAGGGGACGTTTGTCTTATTTTGGATATTGGCGACCATGTGGATCGTTCACATCCTTATACCGAAGGCACAGCAGGAAAAGGGAATGTTCAATTGCTTAACGAAGCAAATTACGATGCAGTGACAATCGGCAATAACGAAGGGATTACTCTTTCGAAAGAGGAACTTGATGATTTGTATGTTCAGGCTGAATTTGATGTAGTGTTATCAAATTTATTTGACTTGCAGGGCAACCGACCAACATGGGCAAAGCCTTACAGAATTATTCAAACAGCAAGTGGAACGCGTATTGGTTTGGTTGGCGCAACAGCCGAGTTTACTCCGTTTTACCGCAAATTGGGTTGGGAAATCACAGATGCCAAAGAGGCTATAATTCAATCGGTAGAAGAGATTAAAGAAGAAACCGATTTGATTGTTTGTTTGTCCCATTTGGGTATTAAAGATGATGAGCTTTTAGCAGAATTTTGTCCGCAGATTAATATTATTTTAGGTGCACATACACATCATGTTTTTCATGATGGAAAATGGCAAGGTGATACATTACTTGGAGCTGCTGGAAAGTTTGGTTTTTACATTGGTCATATCACCGTAGAGAAGGAGTTTAAAAAAACTTCAGCTCGATTAATCGAAGTATCTCAGCTTTGCGAAGTACAAGAAAATTTTGATGAACATTTAGTAGAACAAGGAAAAGTACAAATGAACGAACTCGTCTTTCAAAGCAATAAAAAGTTAAAGGCAGAGTGGTTTAAAGATTCTGAGCTTGCAACGTTATTTGGTCAAGCGATGATTGAATTTACTGGCGCAGATTGTGCGTTGTTTAATGCTGGGATATTTATGGAAGACATACATGAAGGAGTGATGACCCGTTATAATTTCCATAAGATGTTGCCCCATCCGATCAATCCGTGTGTTGTCGCGTTAAGTGGTGCCGAGCTAAAAGAGATTTATTTGCAATCATTGAATTCGGAGTGGCCACAACTTGAGTTAAAAGGGATGGGGTTTCGGGGAGTGGTCTTTGGCAAAATGATTCATTTGAATATGGAGCTTATCGATCGTCGATTATATATCGGTGGTCAACGAGTTGTGCATAATCAAATTTATCAATTGGTTACGTTAGATATGCTGACATTCGGCTATTTTTTCCCGAGTTTGAAAAGAGCTACGAAAACATACTATATGCCAGAATTTCTTCGTGATGTATTTGGTCAATATTTTCATAGCAAAGAGATAAAGTAG
- a CDS encoding DUF86 domain-containing protein yields MYFIDRNKITETIQYMNALVEFYEAQQQWTSFGEQLALERLGANIIESIIDVGNSMIDGFIMRDPGSYDDIIDILVDEKVITKEMDQPLKQVIALRKMLVREFMKVDQQAIVKALDENIESLKAFGPKVEHYLVHELGPVSAFIPETKNGN; encoded by the coding sequence ATGTATTTTATTGACCGTAACAAAATCACTGAAACGATTCAGTATATGAATGCTTTAGTGGAATTTTATGAAGCTCAGCAACAATGGACATCATTTGGCGAGCAGCTCGCTTTAGAGCGTTTAGGTGCAAACATTATCGAGTCGATTATCGATGTTGGAAATTCAATGATTGACGGATTTATTATGCGTGATCCTGGAAGTTACGATGACATTATCGATATCTTAGTTGATGAAAAAGTGATCACTAAAGAGATGGACCAACCGCTGAAACAAGTAATTGCCTTGCGGAAAATGCTAGTTCGTGAATTTATGAAAGTAGATCAGCAAGCAATTGTAAAAGCATTAGATGAAAACATTGAATCGTTAAAAGCATTTGGCCCAAAAGTTGAACATTATTTAGTTCATGAGCTTGGACCAGTTTCAGCATTTATACCGGAGACGAAAAATGGAAACTAG
- a CDS encoding TIGR01457 family HAD-type hydrolase: protein METRKTYRAYCLDLDGTVYRGSEIVEEAAEFIEQLQQQEIEPFYITNNASKTQQQLQDKLAGFGIAAKKERIMSSAIAAAKYIKRWYPEKTVYMIGSDGLDQALRQEGLERVEEEADIVLIGLDRSITYDKLATACLEVRKGAVFLSTNKDLAFPSEKGFLPGNGAITRLVSASTGVEPVFIGKPEIHMLEAIQHESGFEKSEMVMIGDNYDTDIQAGIRFGIDTIHVNTGVSSTETVVEKEHPPTYTIDNLGYWKI from the coding sequence ATGGAAACTAGAAAAACGTATCGAGCATATTGCCTTGATTTAGACGGAACGGTTTATCGTGGATCAGAAATAGTTGAAGAGGCAGCAGAGTTTATCGAGCAGCTACAGCAACAAGAAATCGAACCTTTTTACATCACAAACAATGCATCGAAGACCCAACAACAATTACAAGATAAACTGGCTGGTTTTGGTATTGCAGCTAAAAAAGAGCGCATTATGTCTTCTGCAATTGCGGCAGCAAAATATATTAAACGTTGGTACCCTGAAAAAACCGTCTATATGATAGGTTCGGATGGCTTAGACCAAGCTTTGCGTCAAGAAGGACTTGAACGAGTAGAAGAAGAGGCAGATATCGTATTAATCGGACTTGATCGAAGTATTACATACGACAAGCTCGCAACTGCCTGTTTAGAGGTTCGAAAAGGCGCTGTTTTTCTATCTACCAATAAAGATTTAGCCTTTCCATCTGAAAAAGGCTTTTTACCTGGTAATGGAGCAATCACACGTCTCGTTTCAGCATCAACTGGAGTCGAGCCGGTTTTTATCGGCAAACCGGAAATTCATATGCTAGAAGCGATTCAGCATGAATCTGGATTCGAAAAAAGTGAGATGGTGATGATTGGGGATAACTACGATACTGATATTCAAGCGGGGATCCGTTTTGGAATCGATACAATTCATGTCAATACAGGTGTTAGCAGTACAGAGACAGTGGTAGAGAAAGAGCATCCACCAACTTACACAATTGACAATCTTGGTTACTGGAAAATATGA
- a CDS encoding NAD(P)/FAD-dependent oxidoreductase, producing MRKLVLLGGGYGNMRILLRLLPTSLPQDTEIILIDRTPFHSMKTEFYALAAGTESDHEVRVPFPEHERLTLVNGEILEIGLQEKCIFMENGDRIAYDDLVIGLGCEDKYHNVPGADEFTYSIQTIGKSRATYQALLGLPAGAVVGVVGAGLSGIELASELRESRKDLNIKLFDRSPRILRDFPERLSNFVKNWFENHNVDVVSNSNITQVEPKLLHNHEETISVDAVVWTAGIQPVKPVRDLGLDCDTTGRVVINQYHQLPNDDHVYVVGDCAALPMAPSAQLAEEQAEQIVKVLKAIWKDEPLPETMPEIKLKGFLGSLGKKQGFAYLADRTVTGRIARLMKSGVLWMYKWHNG from the coding sequence ATGCGAAAATTAGTCTTACTTGGAGGCGGATACGGCAATATGCGGATTTTGCTTCGTTTATTGCCAACCAGCTTACCACAAGATACCGAAATCATTCTGATTGACCGTACCCCCTTCCACAGCATGAAAACAGAATTTTATGCGTTAGCAGCCGGTACAGAGTCGGACCACGAAGTCCGTGTACCTTTTCCAGAGCATGAGCGTTTAACGCTTGTTAATGGTGAAATATTGGAAATCGGTCTTCAAGAAAAGTGCATTTTCATGGAAAATGGTGACCGTATTGCATATGATGATTTAGTTATTGGTTTAGGTTGTGAAGATAAATATCATAACGTTCCAGGAGCTGATGAATTTACGTACAGTATTCAAACAATCGGTAAATCGCGTGCGACTTATCAAGCTTTGCTTGGCTTGCCTGCAGGCGCAGTAGTAGGTGTCGTAGGAGCAGGTTTAAGTGGTATTGAGTTAGCTAGTGAATTGCGGGAAAGCCGAAAAGACTTGAACATTAAGTTGTTTGACCGCAGTCCCAGGATTTTACGTGATTTCCCTGAACGCTTAAGTAATTTTGTGAAAAACTGGTTTGAAAACCATAATGTTGACGTGGTATCAAATTCAAATATTACGCAAGTTGAACCGAAGCTGCTCCACAATCATGAAGAAACGATCTCTGTAGATGCAGTTGTTTGGACAGCTGGTATTCAGCCTGTTAAACCGGTTCGTGATTTGGGTCTTGATTGTGACACTACTGGACGAGTAGTGATCAACCAATATCATCAATTACCAAATGATGATCATGTTTATGTAGTAGGTGATTGTGCTGCTTTACCTATGGCTCCTTCTGCACAGTTAGCAGAAGAGCAAGCAGAGCAAATCGTCAAAGTATTAAAAGCAATTTGGAAAGACGAACCTTTGCCTGAAACGATGCCTGAAATCAAGCTAAAAGGATTCCTTGGCTCGTTAGGGAAAAAACAAGGATTTGCTTATTTAGCAGATCGTACAGTCACAGGCCGCATTGCCCGTTTGATGAAATCAGGCGTATTGTGGATGTACAAATGGCATAATGGATAA